In a single window of the Pseudohongiella acticola genome:
- a CDS encoding alpha/beta fold hydrolase, whose protein sequence is MSRFAAICRKTLPILLAGSLALPVAASAEGPECVVLLHGLSRTDYSMKKLERELAESGYSVANTDYDSRHHSIEELADVAVESGIAQCEQHLVRKIHFTTHSLGGILVRHYLARKPIAKLGRVVMLAPPNQGSEVIDVFGNMPGFQMFSGEPALQLGTGSDSVPLTLPPAHEYELGIIAGTRSISPLFSLALPDRDDGKVSVESTKIDGMNDFIEVPYTHTFIMQRQEVIDQTLYFLRNGHFIHHNSDDSDSTLQPTL, encoded by the coding sequence ATGAGCAGATTCGCCGCCATTTGCCGAAAAACGCTGCCGATCCTGTTGGCTGGCAGTCTGGCATTGCCCGTGGCGGCAAGCGCCGAGGGACCCGAATGCGTAGTTTTGTTACACGGCCTCAGTCGCACTGATTACTCCATGAAAAAGCTGGAGCGAGAACTGGCAGAAAGCGGCTATTCAGTTGCCAATACCGACTATGACTCGCGCCATCACAGCATCGAAGAACTGGCCGATGTCGCCGTGGAGTCAGGCATAGCCCAATGCGAGCAACACCTGGTGCGCAAAATCCACTTCACCACGCATTCATTGGGCGGCATCCTGGTGCGACACTATCTGGCACGCAAACCCATCGCCAAGCTCGGCCGCGTGGTCATGCTGGCACCACCCAACCAGGGCAGCGAAGTCATCGACGTTTTTGGCAATATGCCCGGTTTTCAGATGTTCAGCGGCGAACCCGCGCTGCAACTGGGCACAGGCAGTGATAGCGTTCCTCTGACCCTGCCCCCGGCACATGAATACGAACTTGGCATCATCGCCGGCACCCGCTCCATCAGCCCCCTGTTTTCACTGGCATTGCCGGACCGGGACGATGGCAAAGTCAGCGTGGAAAGCACCAAAATTGACGGCATGAATGATTTTATCGAGGTACCCTACACACACACTTTCATCATGCAACGACAGGAAGTTATCGACCAGACGCTGTATTTCCTGCGCAATGGACACTTTATTCACCACAACAGCGACGATAGCGACAGTACCCTACAGCCAACTTTGTAG
- a CDS encoding monooxygenase, with product MKKTSIAMLAMAAAVSFQANAATGVDPLTQVQPMDGEWFHDGSAPDHIVEVPSFNVPATGVIDYIDSVIPLEFGEEKWVKAVQFIPGDKRVLHHLLSYVVADTPDAGEGMLDETVNDPRREFLEGYAPGKEYATEFPENTGIKVPEGSALRMSIHYTSFGQETTDATRVGLWFADENETPEYEFHTYSVATPMNQIEIPAGAMNHEASSSHVFEDDILLYGFRAHMHYRGKAMSARVVYPDNSSEDIINVADYNFAWQPTYQLDEPMVLPAGSRVVVEGLFDNSQYNLGVPDPTVDAMGGLQSWEEMFIGYFSYTDLPE from the coding sequence ATGAAGAAGACCAGTATTGCTATGCTCGCTATGGCGGCTGCAGTAAGCTTTCAGGCTAACGCGGCTACCGGTGTTGACCCACTGACTCAAGTTCAGCCAATGGACGGTGAGTGGTTCCACGATGGTTCTGCGCCAGACCACATTGTTGAAGTGCCTAGCTTCAATGTTCCTGCAACCGGTGTTATCGACTACATCGACTCCGTTATTCCTCTGGAATTCGGCGAAGAGAAGTGGGTGAAAGCGGTTCAGTTCATCCCGGGTGACAAGCGCGTTCTTCACCACCTGTTGAGCTACGTTGTTGCTGATACGCCCGATGCTGGCGAAGGCATGCTCGACGAAACAGTTAACGATCCGCGTCGTGAATTCCTGGAAGGTTATGCTCCAGGTAAAGAATACGCAACAGAGTTCCCCGAAAACACAGGCATCAAGGTTCCTGAAGGTTCAGCTCTGCGTATGAGCATTCACTACACGTCTTTCGGTCAGGAAACAACTGACGCGACCCGTGTTGGTCTGTGGTTTGCTGATGAAAACGAGACGCCTGAGTACGAGTTCCACACTTACTCAGTTGCAACGCCGATGAACCAGATCGAAATCCCTGCGGGCGCCATGAACCACGAAGCATCGTCTTCACACGTGTTCGAGGACGATATCCTGCTGTACGGTTTCCGTGCTCACATGCACTACCGTGGTAAAGCCATGAGTGCGCGCGTTGTGTACCCGGACAACTCGTCTGAGGACATCATCAACGTAGCTGACTACAACTTTGCATGGCAGCCAACGTACCAGCTGGACGAGCCAATGGTACTGCCAGCCGGTTCACGCGTTGTTGTAGAAGGTCTGTTTGACAACTCTCAGTACAACCTGGGTGTGCCTGATCCAACCGTGGATGCCATGGGCGGCCTGCAGAGCTGGGAAGAAATGTTCATCGGTTACTTCTCCTACACTGACCTGCCTGAATAA
- a CDS encoding redoxin domain-containing protein codes for MKKISWMALLAAAALSINAHAAPERVGDFTLIDDTGKAHQLSKYAFNKAVVIVSQASGCSMNQENIARYKQLRTNWDHRGVSFLMLNSSVDDERADIRAEEAVWNYDFPIMDDDAQLVANALGVTQAGQVVVVDPVRMNILYRGPMPGQWARAPLGQTLEAIVADGADSRQMDTVTVDMEEAEGCALDFPVADQYVAEAPDYETEIAPILIERCVGCHVEGGIGPFAMNSHMMIQGWSPMIREVIMTNRMPPMQVDPAVKSFKNSGNIPTEERQKLIHWINAGSPRD; via the coding sequence ATGAAGAAAATTAGCTGGATGGCACTGTTAGCAGCTGCCGCACTCAGTATTAACGCACACGCTGCGCCAGAGCGCGTAGGCGACTTCACCCTGATCGACGACACCGGCAAGGCCCACCAGTTGAGCAAATACGCGTTCAACAAGGCTGTGGTTATTGTGTCGCAGGCGTCAGGCTGTTCCATGAACCAGGAAAACATTGCGCGCTACAAGCAGCTGCGCACTAACTGGGATCACCGTGGCGTCAGTTTCCTGATGCTGAACTCATCGGTAGATGACGAGCGCGCCGACATCCGTGCTGAAGAAGCAGTCTGGAACTACGATTTCCCTATCATGGACGATGATGCGCAGCTGGTTGCCAACGCGCTGGGTGTGACTCAGGCCGGTCAGGTTGTGGTTGTGGATCCGGTTCGCATGAATATCCTGTACCGTGGTCCGATGCCAGGTCAGTGGGCACGAGCGCCGCTGGGTCAGACGCTGGAAGCCATTGTTGCCGATGGCGCTGATTCACGTCAGATGGATACTGTCACGGTAGACATGGAAGAGGCCGAAGGTTGCGCGCTGGATTTCCCGGTTGCCGATCAGTACGTGGCTGAGGCCCCTGACTACGAAACCGAAATCGCTCCGATTCTGATCGAGCGCTGTGTGGGTTGTCACGTTGAAGGTGGTATCGGACCGTTCGCCATGAACAGCCACATGATGATTCAGGGCTGGAGCCCGATGATTCGTGAAGTGATCATGACTAACCGTATGCCGCCAATGCAGGTTGACCCTGCCGTGAAAAGCTTCAAAAACTCGGGCAATATCCCGACCGAAGAACGTCAGAAGCTGATCCATTGGATCAACGCCGGTTCGCCGCGCGACTGA
- a CDS encoding NfeD family protein: MTSIMHLTRKSAGRLRRWLCNHHRASSILAALTLFFIAAILPFDYPQLLFKSAQAQSGASQVWLTDLDGAVGPASSDHFRRTLEQAAEANVSLLVLRMNTPGGLDSAMRDMVSAILDSPVPVATWVTPAGARAASAGTYITAASHIAAMSAATNIGSSTPVSLSDGNSAESAAGQKAINDATAYLQGLQQLRGRNTDWAAQTVSDAANLTASDALDQDVIDIIANDLDALLQAAHGLSVDTARGTLSINVDSADITIIEADWRHDFLNVITNPNIAYILLMVGIYGLILEFYNPGLGLPGITGIICLLVGAYALQLLPISYAGLALMVIGIGLIVFEVISPSFGVFGLGGLAAFVLGSVMLMDTQSAAWQISLPLIAAVTVATAGLIILVLGAALKARRQPVVTGDPAMLQMTAVAVEDFEHEGHVHASGEIWTARTNSPVHKGDRLTINQINGLMLHVSRQGRPEH, encoded by the coding sequence ATGACAAGTATAATGCACCTGACCAGAAAGTCCGCCGGACGCCTGCGCCGGTGGCTTTGCAACCACCACCGGGCTTCATCGATCCTGGCGGCTCTGACATTGTTTTTCATCGCTGCAATACTCCCTTTTGACTACCCCCAGCTTCTCTTCAAGAGCGCACAGGCACAATCCGGTGCGTCACAGGTCTGGCTAACCGACCTTGACGGCGCCGTTGGCCCGGCCTCATCTGACCATTTCCGGCGCACACTGGAGCAGGCGGCTGAGGCCAACGTCTCACTGCTGGTGCTGCGCATGAATACACCCGGCGGACTGGACAGCGCCATGCGCGACATGGTCAGCGCCATTCTCGACTCACCGGTACCGGTCGCCACCTGGGTCACACCTGCAGGTGCCCGAGCCGCCAGCGCCGGCACCTATATCACCGCCGCCAGCCACATAGCTGCAATGTCAGCGGCTACCAATATAGGCTCCTCGACACCGGTCAGTCTCAGCGATGGCAACAGCGCTGAATCCGCTGCCGGTCAAAAGGCGATAAACGATGCGACTGCCTACCTGCAGGGACTGCAACAGTTGCGCGGACGCAACACCGACTGGGCCGCCCAGACAGTGTCGGACGCCGCCAACCTGACCGCCTCGGACGCGCTTGATCAGGACGTGATTGATATCATCGCCAACGATCTGGACGCGTTGCTGCAGGCTGCCCACGGCCTCAGTGTTGACACTGCCCGCGGCACGCTCTCCATCAACGTCGATAGCGCCGACATCACGATCATTGAAGCAGACTGGCGGCACGACTTCCTCAACGTCATCACCAACCCCAATATCGCCTACATTCTGTTGATGGTCGGCATCTACGGGCTGATCCTGGAATTCTACAACCCCGGCCTCGGCCTTCCCGGCATCACCGGCATCATCTGCCTGCTGGTCGGCGCTTATGCACTGCAGTTACTGCCTATCAGCTATGCCGGCCTGGCCCTGATGGTCATCGGCATCGGGCTGATTGTGTTCGAAGTGATCTCACCCAGCTTTGGCGTCTTTGGCCTGGGTGGGCTGGCGGCCTTCGTGCTAGGCTCAGTCATGTTGATGGACACCCAGTCAGCCGCCTGGCAGATCTCGCTGCCACTGATCGCAGCGGTTACCGTTGCCACCGCCGGCCTCATCATTCTGGTACTGGGCGCAGCGTTGAAAGCACGACGTCAACCGGTTGTCACCGGCGACCCGGCCATGCTGCAGATGACAGCAGTGGCCGTGGAAGACTTTGAACACGAAGGCCATGTGCACGCCAGCGGTGAAATATGGACGGCCCGCACCAACTCGCCGGTGCACAAAGGTGACCGCCTGACCATCAATCAGATCAATGGTCTGATGCTGCATGTCAGCAGACAGGGCCGGCCTGAGCATTAA